The DNA region ACCGGTACCGGACCCTGATCGCCCGGCCACTGCCCATCGTCATGATCAACGGGTACGCACCCGGCATCGCCGCACCCTTCGTCTCGTGTGACGACCGGGAGGCCGCTGAGCTGGCGGTGGCCCATCTGGTGGCCCTGGGCCACCGGCGGATCGGCCTGATCACCGGGCCGGACCGGTTCGTGCCGGTGCAACGCAAGGTGAACGGATACAAGGCGGCGATGCAGCGCCTGGTCGGGGTCGAGGACGACGAGTTGGCCGAGCTGACCGAGCTGTCCCTGTTCGGGGTGGAGGGTGGCGAGGCGGCAGCCGGGCGACTGATCGAACGCGGCGCCACCGGCATCGTCTGCGGTTCCGACCTGATGGCCCTCGGCGCGATCCGGGCCGCCCGCCAGCGGGGCCTCTCCGTACCCGGTGACCTCTCCGTGGTCGGCTACGACGACTCACCGCTGATGGCCTTCACCGACCCGCCGCTGACCACCATGCGCCAGCCGGTCGCCGCGATGGCGGTGGCTGCGGTGCGGGCGCTGGTAGACGAGATCAACGGGCACGGCGCCCCGCACTCGGAGTACCTTTTCCGGCCCGAACTGGTGGTCCGCGGCTCGACCGCGGTGGCCCGGGCGGACACCACCCCCGCCCAGGGTGGCCCGCCGCGCCCGACCCCGCCGGCGTTGCCGGTCCCGGCGTGACACCCACCGCCTTCCACTGACCCTCGGTCATTTCTTGCGCAAGGTCTGCTTGACTCTTGCAAGGGCCGCCCGGCATTCTTCTCAGACACCCGTGCGTCCCACCGTTGCCACGCCGGGTGCCGCCGTCCCGCGCCACAGAACGGGGAACACCCGATGACCGTCAGCAATCCCTCGCCGCTGACCTCCGATGCCGGCTGGTGGCGATCCGCCGTCGTCTACCAGGTCTACGTCCGCAGCTTCG from Micromonospora sp. NBC_01739 includes:
- a CDS encoding LacI family DNA-binding transcriptional regulator; the encoded protein is MRARLSDIAQQADVSEATVSRVLNDRPGVAPETRQAVLTALDVLGYERPARLRKRSAGLVGLVVPELDNPIFPAFAQIIESALAPTGYTPVLCTQTPGGVREDEYVEMLLDRQVSGIVFVSGLHADTAADHDRYRTLIARPLPIVMINGYAPGIAAPFVSCDDREAAELAVAHLVALGHRRIGLITGPDRFVPVQRKVNGYKAAMQRLVGVEDDELAELTELSLFGVEGGEAAAGRLIERGATGIVCGSDLMALGAIRAARQRGLSVPGDLSVVGYDDSPLMAFTDPPLTTMRQPVAAMAVAAVRALVDEINGHGAPHSEYLFRPELVVRGSTAVARADTTPAQGGPPRPTPPALPVPA